One region of Bacillus pumilus genomic DNA includes:
- the cysK gene encoding cysteine synthase A, which produces MKVAQNIAELIGDTPLVQLQRLQPDNAAAVYLKLESFNPSGSVKDRAAYNMIVEAERQGKLTKGATIIEPTSGNTGIGLAMNAAARGYQAILVMPDTMTKERINILKAYGAQVVLTPGEEKMPGCIRKAEELAAQIPHSFIPMQFDNRANPDAHRGTTAVEIMEAVKQLGKPFGAFVATAGTGGTITGTGEELKKAFPHLTIRVAEPKGSPVLSGGTPGKHKLVGTSPGFIPKILNEHVYDEIVQVSDEDAYNITRQLARLEGILVGPSSGAACYAAIETAKQLPADQIVICMTADTGERYLSSDVFQD; this is translated from the coding sequence ATGAAGGTTGCACAAAATATAGCGGAGCTGATTGGCGATACACCACTTGTTCAATTACAGCGGCTTCAGCCAGACAATGCGGCAGCTGTTTATTTAAAGCTGGAATCGTTTAATCCTAGCGGCAGTGTGAAGGACCGCGCTGCTTACAATATGATCGTCGAGGCTGAAAGGCAAGGAAAGCTTACAAAAGGAGCGACCATTATTGAACCGACGAGTGGGAATACAGGGATTGGTTTAGCTATGAATGCAGCAGCTAGAGGGTATCAAGCCATCCTTGTGATGCCTGATACGATGACAAAGGAACGAATCAATATTTTGAAGGCTTACGGGGCGCAGGTCGTTTTAACCCCAGGAGAAGAAAAAATGCCAGGCTGTATTCGCAAGGCAGAGGAGCTGGCAGCTCAAATTCCTCATAGCTTTATCCCGATGCAATTTGATAATAGAGCGAATCCAGATGCCCATAGAGGCACAACGGCTGTTGAAATCATGGAAGCTGTCAAACAACTTGGCAAGCCCTTTGGAGCCTTTGTCGCAACAGCAGGAACTGGCGGAACCATTACAGGCACTGGAGAGGAATTAAAGAAGGCTTTCCCTCATTTGACCATACGTGTGGCAGAGCCGAAGGGATCTCCAGTCTTATCTGGCGGGACACCTGGTAAACATAAACTTGTTGGCACAAGCCCAGGATTTATTCCCAAAATTTTAAACGAGCATGTCTATGATGAAATCGTGCAAGTAAGCGATGAAGATGCGTACAATATCACACGTCAGCTTGCCCGGCTTGAAGGAATTTTAGTTGGTCCATCCTCTGGCGCAGCCTGCTATGCTGCGATTGAAACAGCCAAGCAATTGCCGGCAGATCAAATCGTGATCTGTATGACAGCAGATACAGGCGAACGATACTTATCAAGTGATGTTTTTCAAGATTAA
- a CDS encoding Type 1 glutamine amidotransferase-like domain-containing protein, whose protein sequence is MKKMFLCSSFKDSYSLLSDFTGESLKGKRVTFFPTASAVEEVTHYVEAAKEAFHQLGMQLEIVQIAEQSTEEIIKMIKQNDVVYVSGGNTFYLLQELRKHGLDDVLKEEINKGKLYIGESAGSIIMAPSIEYISVMDDRQKAPELSSYQGFNEISYCPVPHMYNTYLGEAAQQIMEQYEQTLDLCPLTDEQALLITGEQAEVKSDKSS, encoded by the coding sequence GTGAAAAAAATGTTCTTATGCTCTTCATTCAAAGACAGCTATTCTCTCTTATCTGACTTTACGGGTGAATCATTAAAAGGAAAACGCGTGACATTTTTCCCAACAGCTAGTGCTGTGGAAGAAGTCACGCACTATGTGGAGGCAGCGAAAGAAGCCTTTCATCAACTCGGTATGCAGCTAGAAATCGTTCAAATAGCTGAGCAGTCTACCGAAGAAATCATAAAGATGATAAAACAAAATGATGTGGTGTACGTATCAGGAGGCAACACCTTCTATTTGCTGCAGGAATTGAGAAAGCACGGTCTCGATGACGTGCTAAAAGAAGAAATCAATAAAGGCAAGTTGTACATCGGCGAATCCGCAGGGAGTATCATTATGGCGCCAAGCATTGAATATATCTCCGTGATGGATGATCGGCAGAAGGCACCAGAGCTTTCATCTTATCAAGGATTCAATGAGATAAGCTACTGTCCGGTACCGCATATGTACAATACCTATTTAGGCGAGGCTGCGCAGCAAATCATGGAGCAGTATGAGCAGACGCTCGATTTATGCCCGCTTACTGATGAGCAGGCTTTACTCATCACAGGGGAGCAGGCTGAGGTGAAGTCCGACAAATCGTCCTAG
- the pepV gene encoding dipeptidase PepV has protein sequence MNWEAEVIRKKDDLIEDTQSFLQIESVLDEEGGKEGKPFGEKVDQALQYMLKKGEDEGFTVKNVDGYAGHIEYGEGEDIVGVLCHVDVVPAGDGWTTPPFSADIRENKIFARGAIDDKGPTMAAFYALKMLKDTGMKLSKKIRMIIGTDEESDWRCVDHYFKHEAMPQIGFAPDADFPIIHAEKGIIDAIVSFTYQHTEQHQRYTLKQFTSGMRLNMVPDEATATVTAAQEHDAESLKTAFEAYLADNQLSGEVKNVADGLHFTLKGESVHAMEPAHGINAGIHMANFLCGQELDEDGLAFTSQINALFDQDTRGKKLGIACKDDISGDLTLNVGTIRYTQSEEAKLGLNVRYPVTADGKDVKKGIEGIKGATLLKFDDSPPHHVSKDHPLVKTLQRVYEEQTGDPAHLIAIGGGTYARSLEAGVAFGPLFPGRPDCAHQKDEYIEIDDLLRATALYAQAMYELAK, from the coding sequence TTGGTGAAAAAGTCGATCAGGCCCTTCAGTATATGCTGAAAAAAGGGGAAGACGAAGGATTCACAGTCAAGAATGTGGATGGCTATGCAGGTCATATTGAATATGGAGAAGGCGAAGACATTGTAGGTGTGCTATGCCATGTGGACGTTGTGCCTGCTGGTGACGGCTGGACAACCCCGCCATTTTCAGCGGACATAAGAGAAAATAAAATATTTGCACGAGGCGCCATTGATGATAAAGGGCCAACCATGGCGGCTTTCTACGCACTGAAGATGTTAAAAGATACGGGGATGAAGCTGTCAAAAAAGATTCGAATGATCATTGGAACAGATGAAGAAAGTGATTGGCGCTGTGTGGACCATTATTTCAAGCATGAGGCGATGCCGCAAATTGGATTTGCACCAGATGCTGATTTTCCGATTATTCATGCTGAAAAAGGGATCATTGATGCCATTGTGTCATTTACATATCAACATACAGAACAACATCAGCGCTATACGCTCAAGCAATTCACATCGGGTATGCGGCTGAATATGGTGCCGGATGAGGCAACTGCCACTGTGACAGCGGCACAAGAACACGATGCTGAATCATTAAAAACAGCTTTTGAAGCTTATCTTGCTGACAATCAATTATCAGGTGAGGTAAAGAATGTAGCGGATGGACTGCATTTCACATTAAAAGGTGAATCAGTTCATGCTATGGAGCCGGCGCATGGCATCAATGCGGGCATTCATATGGCCAATTTCCTATGTGGACAAGAATTAGATGAAGACGGGCTTGCTTTTACCTCTCAAATCAATGCTTTATTTGATCAGGATACAAGAGGGAAAAAGCTGGGGATTGCTTGCAAAGATGACATTAGCGGAGATTTGACCTTGAATGTTGGCACGATCCGCTATACACAAAGCGAGGAAGCGAAGCTAGGATTAAATGTCCGCTATCCAGTGACAGCAGACGGCAAGGACGTTAAAAAAGGGATCGAAGGCATCAAAGGGGCTACCCTTCTAAAATTTGATGACAGCCCCCCGCATCACGTCTCAAAAGATCACCCGCTTGTCAAAACATTGCAGCGGGTATATGAGGAACAAACGGGAGATCCAGCTCACCTGATTGCCATTGGTGGAGGAACGTATGCGAGATCTTTAGAAGCAGGCGTTGCCTTTGGTCCTCTCTTCCCTGGCAGACCAGATTGCGCACACCAGAAGGATGAATATATCGAAATCGATGATCTACTAAGAGCAACCGCTCTATATGCACAAGCCATGTATGAATTGGCAAAATAG
- the thpR gene encoding RNA 2',3'-cyclic phosphodiesterase: MSENRHYFIGVHIPEQLAHQIKKDIDQRSGLSFQKWTAPHDYHVTLIFLGAIPDERLKKIIELLEILSKEATAFSLELNEVGQFGTKERPRVFFAKPNESEPLMQLREKVREAVLSAGHPVEKRPFHPHMTIARKWNADHSFAEQAPLRKEPYVIEVSCMTLYEIRPRETPRYHAIKQFALHK; this comes from the coding sequence GTGTCAGAAAACCGTCATTATTTTATTGGGGTTCACATCCCTGAACAACTTGCGCATCAAATCAAAAAAGACATTGATCAAAGAAGCGGACTGTCTTTTCAAAAATGGACAGCACCACATGATTATCATGTGACCTTGATCTTTTTAGGTGCCATTCCTGATGAGCGCTTAAAGAAGATCATCGAGCTGCTTGAGATCCTCTCAAAGGAAGCCACTGCATTTTCACTAGAGCTGAATGAGGTCGGACAGTTTGGCACGAAGGAACGCCCGAGAGTCTTTTTTGCAAAACCTAATGAAAGTGAACCACTCATGCAATTAAGAGAAAAGGTGAGAGAAGCCGTATTGTCAGCAGGACATCCTGTTGAAAAGAGACCGTTTCATCCGCATATGACGATTGCGCGCAAATGGAACGCGGATCACTCTTTTGCAGAACAAGCGCCTTTACGCAAAGAGCCATACGTGATAGAGGTTTCTTGTATGACTCTATATGAAATACGCCCGAGAGAAACCCCGCGTTATCACGCAATCAAACAATTTGCACTACA